AGTCAATGGAAATTGATGATATTTCTATTGGGGACGAAGTGGTTCGAGATTACGTGGGGATTGCTTACAGGCTCTCTGGATTCAGTCAATCATTTGTTCTAGTTGTAGAAATAGGCTTAATCTCTCCGTGAGCATCTTATTTCTTGGTCAATAAAGATGGGATTACGCCTAATTCGGCAGGTAGAAAAGCGGGGGTGGAAACTGGGCAAAAGTTCTGACCAACTTAGAAGGAAAGCTATGAGAGGACTATCGGCGTCTCGAGGTAAGGTTCTTCTTTCTTCCGTGGTTATTCAATTCTTCTGTGATTGGTATAATGGAAGACCGAGTTCGTATATTTCAAGCTCATACATTGTGTTTGGCCGTCTAAATTTCTAGTCAGTATATGATTGAATATGTTAGAATATATCATCTAGAGACTTTACTATATTATATGCATTATTTAGTGAATCAAATAATAAaaccaaatattttcatatcatatcatgtctATTATTTGGTATCTACAatatattagtataaatgaacATGAAAATGTACAAATGGAGACTTTAAAGGCTCTCATAATTCATTGccaaatctaaaaataaaaaaaagggtaaaactaaaaaaaaaattaaaatttaaaaaaaaattatctacgtcaACATCAATTATGTACGTATGACATGAACTCAATTGTtacaaatttataatatttataattaaattaattcaattaaaaagtttatgatcgataatgcaataagtttataatttttttgatatttttctattccaaaagaGTCGACGTCAAGAGGAGAAAGGAGCCTGTGGTTGCTGGTAGCGAGAAGATTTTgtttctcctctttcctttcgCTTCTCTTTTTCCTCGTACCTCACAACCCTCTCCAGCTGCCATTACCCCACCGAAATAAGAAAGGGAGACCTGCTTAATGTCAAAACagccacgagagagagagagagcggagagagagagagggaggacgaGTCTGTGGAGGCGTTTTCTTAATCGTCGTCGTCGTTATTGATCACGGGGAATTACTGGCAAAATGATTGGCTCCGGATGATGGGCTCCGGTGGATCATCActcttaaaatatttaaataataaattaaacctcaatttaataacttaaaatttttaaatagttaGTAACAATGCTATAAAATCTtacatgacaaaaaaataaaatgttcagaattcaaatctttctaggCTCCTATTTGTCTTCCTAATTATATACTTTCATCCATTACGCTTAAGCCAAAGTCCAATTTACATATGAATGAGagtgttataatatttaaataataactaCACATTTATCTAATAGTTAAGTATAgtgttttcatttcctttttctttctttccttttcatatgTATATTAGGTCTCGCTAAGAGCCCTAAGGTAAGCTCTAAGGTAAAGCAAGATGCGTCGATGGGGAGCAAGAACGGGAAGTTACCGGCGGCAAGTAGCAGTGGCGCGGACAAAGCTCTAGCTGCAGCGAAAGTGATAATGCCCAACCTGAAGATGTACACGCTGGCGGAGCTGAAGAGCACGACCAGGAGCTTTAGCACGGACACGATCCTTGGGGAGGGCAAGTTTGGGAGGGTGTTCAAGGGTTGGGTGGACGAGAACACCCTCGTCCCGTCCCATGTCGGCAATGGCATCCCGGTTGCCATCAAGAAGTATAATCCTGATAGCCATCAGGGCTTGTGCAAGTGGCAGGTGCATATTTACATTTATACAATTCCACTATCTCCCAAGCGGTCTATATTTCGTTTGATGATTTCGAGTTTACATTTTCGTTGAAAGCACTTTataaggaaaattatcaaaaagtcatgaactttttataattgtgtcaatcggtcctaaattttttttttgctaattcaatcctaaacattttgtaattataccaatttagttcatccgCAATCAAcattgacgtggataattttttaatcatattttattttttcagattttttagtttattttttccttgtttctcttttttttttcccctctctctcctccttccttcttcctctagttagTCATTAGTCATCACACCTTAGTGATCGGCTAGAGGTGAATGGCGAAGCTTGCCCCTATCGGCCGTTGGCatgggtgagagagagagggagggaggaaaataaaaataaaaatgaataataaatattattaagaaattattcACATGAGCAACAGCTGAATGACCGGCCCTTTTGTGGACGCCGGTTGGccaaggactaaattggccaacaAAAAGCTTAAGACCAAACTGACATAAttgtaaaaagtttatgatttttatgtaattttcccCACTTTACATAGTAGTATGTGACAATGCTCCTCactttaatataaaataagtaggaaaaattaccaaaaatttcaaatctattctgaACCTTATAATTGTGATAATTCAATCCTcaatctttttacattttatcaagggttaataccctgaaaaaccccaaactggtataccttgtgacaaatttatcccaaaccatgaaaaaccccaaactactacacttgtgacaaatttaccccgactgaccataaaaaactctaaacttgtacatttatgataaatttacccaaaactaatttattcaatcacaaaaaatcctaaactggtaaatttgtgacaaatatacattccggtaaattggattaatatcacaaaaaaatcacaaaaattgtaaactgtgacaaatggaGTGTAAAATCGCAAATTTATATACCAGTTAATTGTCACGTATCAATTaacttaatcaaaatttaacgaaaactaacataggtaaatttgtcacaagtgtaccaatttggggtaaatttgtcaaagatataacagtttagggtttttggtggtcaaaaaaaaatagtttggggtaaatttgtcacgggtgtactagtttagggtttttcgggtattaaccattttatcaattaagtccactcagctaattttgattagaaattgctaacatgaatGTTGGCTGGCATGATCGGCATTGGCATAgacaatttataataattttaatattttaaatttttagttatttttgaattttttattttattttcctttttccttttttcttttttcctttctccctttGCCAACCTCgggtgagggctgcccttgtCGGCCTCAAGTCCCTTCACCAGATTGGGCGAGGGCGAGGATTACCCTTGCTAGTTTAGAAGAGGTAGCCCACGCTCACCTAGGTAAGGGCCTTGCTAGGGGTTGACAAGAGTGACCCTCACATGGGCATCCCTTACCTAAGGCTGGTGACCTCCATTGGCCATAGATGAGGTTTAGTGATAGTcgacaaagggaaaaagaaaaaagaaaagaagagaaaataaaaaagcaaaaagtcaagaaggaatagaagaaaaaaaaagaataaagaataaatagatatataaattgaaaaaaattaaaatattattaaaaattgttcacgtcatTGTTGGTCGTTCCATGTAGGAAGCCTAGTGTCCATATTAGCGATTTCTAGCCAAAGTTAGCCTAATGGGATTACttggtaaaatatgaaaatatttagaatttaatcagtacaattaaaaagtttaaaactgaattataaaaatgtaataagtttatgactttttagataatttttaaaatatgggACATCCTAATAAACCACCAGAAGAAGCAAAGAGGACCTGGACAATGTGAAAAAGTTGACTCCTCACGGTGGGAgagtatattgatttttttccgAATTAAAggtcttttttaataattacaaagttcttttttggttcaattCTAGACCAAAgaatatttcaattataaacaGTTTCAAATTTGATGGGCGCCAATCCtgctgccaaaaaaaaagattaaaaaaaaaactcgagtTCATATTGGCTAAAGTAAGGATCAGTTAATTACCTAAGCTTCGTTGCCTATTCGCCAACCTCCTGCTTATTTACCTTGTCCTTTGAAACAAACCACACTATTTCATGCACAgtatattatgattttgggaaaatttgaaataagaatctgaaATGGGGccattttcttataaaaagagaagaagaagaaaaaaaaaaatttgagtcgATCTTATCTCAACTAAGGCATTGAAGTGGCAACTTAGTCTTAAATATCGAAATCATCGGTgtgctaatttttttatattaatgagCACGTGCATTGGATGAAAGATGCATGTTAGATGCATGGGCTCGCCGTTTGGCAAAGAATTGGCTCACCGACGAGTAAGCTCGGGTCTTAATTGAAACGAAGTTGGGAGCTTTAAaccattttttgagaaaacagCTTCATCTCAGATTTTTATATGAGATTTTCTCTATAATGTGTATATAAACACATAATTTTTGTatagtaaaaatattaattgctgCACATAATTAATTGAACTTGCACTAATTCGTTCAAtaactaattctatatgcatggaTTAACAGGTATGTTATTTATGTTATCTTTCCACAGTCGGAAGTCAAGTTCTTGGGAAAGTTTTCTCATCCGAATTTAGTAAGATTACTGGGGTATTGCTGGGAAGACAATCACTACCTACTCGTGTACGAGTACATCCAGAGGGAAAGCTTAGAAAATCACCTTTTCAGAAGTAAGATCATCCgcatgactttttttctttttaagatatGTCTACCGAGATGCATTTTATAACatttatatttccaaaaatatttttttatttagaaatatatattttgaaatagatatatatatatatttccatttttattctCTAGACGAATTTTGAGCAtttaaatgtgtttggtaatcatataaaatttatatttttaaaatagaaaaagaacatgaatgcATTTAGTATGactattaaatattttcatggggtgaattttcttttattttttaataattttctgataattctctaattttttgaatttttttcttctcttttttcctccatttttcttcctcctctagtcgGCGACCTCACGATACCTCACctagccactagtgaggctctAGCAAGGATGCTGGACCTGGGCAATGACTGACAACTTGaggatggaaaaaagaaaagaaaaaaataacttatcttaaaaattgttctaaaaaataaagaagttactttttttctttctatttcttattttattctaaatatattCTCACGATCACTGATATGTTTTGAGAATTGAGAATAGAAGTTAGCTTACATTACCAAATGGctttttattcttatattgttttaaggaacaaaagaagagaaaatttaagaaaTAGAAACTTTACCAAAtatgtgctctctctctctctttttcacttGAATATCAgacagcaaaaggaaaatgcttaggaaaacaaaaatatgaaagaaaaagattgtTCACTGCAGAGGGAGCTGAACCTCTTCCGTGGGACGTGCGGCTTAAAATTGCAATCGGAGCTGCCCGCGGGCTTCATTTCTTGCATACATCCGAGAATAACGCCATCTACGGGCTGTTCAAATCTTCCA
Above is a window of Eucalyptus grandis isolate ANBG69807.140 chromosome 9, ASM1654582v1, whole genome shotgun sequence DNA encoding:
- the LOC104450317 gene encoding probable serine/threonine-protein kinase PIX13, which produces MVFNGPLSPSSTDSDTESVAKVEKRGWKLGKSSDQLRRKAMRGLSASRGLAKSPKVSSKVKQDASMGSKNGKLPAASSSGADKALAAAKVIMPNLKMYTLAELKSTTRSFSTDTILGEGKFGRVFKGWVDENTLVPSHVGNGIPVAIKKYNPDSHQGLCKWQSEVKFLGKFSHPNLVRLLGYCWEDNHYLLVYEYIQRESLENHLFRKGAEPLPWDVRLKIAIGAARGLHFLHTSENNAIYGLFKSSNILLDADYNAKLSDFGLAKLGPAREDSRVTKLEEEEVIERYVYERYVYAAPEYIATGHLYVKSDVYGFGVILLEMLTGLQALHLTCSSSQQNPVEWARPWLHDKRKLRTIMDPRLEARYPMKAATQTAELTLKCLEGYPEARPSMDEVLATLEHIDTIREKKKEAKASTSSGPPFH